One Gimesia aquarii DNA segment encodes these proteins:
- a CDS encoding phospholipase D-like domain-containing protein, with protein MDRSQIRNMLLQTFDDYKMTRSERTALNQIFSHVKLTDQSLSLIRVEAFQIFREYRPASSSDNDCLNWLEEVMKILSNAGKKESSLSSEALFSPGDDCSHRICRLISSARKQIDICVFTITDDRVTTAIKDAHQRGVQIRVISDNDKSFDLGSDIEHLSESGIPVRIDKTKFHMHHKFALFDSQLILTGSYNWTRSASINNSENLIITNDPDLLIRFESEFEKLWTDFAT; from the coding sequence ATGGATCGTTCACAAATCCGCAATATGCTGTTACAGACATTCGACGATTATAAGATGACTCGTAGCGAACGCACTGCGTTAAATCAAATTTTTTCTCATGTTAAACTGACGGACCAGAGCTTATCCCTGATCCGCGTCGAAGCATTTCAGATCTTTAGAGAGTATAGACCAGCAAGTTCTTCTGACAATGACTGTTTAAATTGGTTAGAAGAAGTTATGAAAATTTTGTCGAATGCTGGTAAAAAAGAATCCTCTCTGAGTTCAGAGGCATTATTCAGCCCTGGAGATGATTGTTCCCATCGAATTTGCAGATTGATTTCTTCTGCCCGTAAGCAGATTGATATCTGTGTTTTCACAATTACTGACGACCGCGTAACAACCGCAATCAAAGATGCGCATCAACGTGGAGTCCAAATTCGTGTTATTTCTGATAATGATAAATCGTTCGACCTCGGTTCTGACATAGAACATCTTTCTGAGTCAGGTATCCCCGTCAGGATTGATAAAACGAAATTTCATATGCATCATAAATTTGCCTTATTTGATTCCCAATTGATACTGACCGGTAGTTATAATTGGACTCGAAGTGCTTCAATAAATAATTCTGAAAATTTGATTATTACGAATGACCCTGATTTGCTGATTCGGTTTGAATCAGAATTTGAAAAGTTATGGACTGATTTCGCAACATAA
- a CDS encoding TIGR01777 family oxidoreductase: protein MKLLIAGSSGLVGTELCRELEADSANEVVRLIREKSSDTSGKTAIWQPNQDVLSPEVFSGVDAVIHLGGVNIADKRWTADVKQAIFNSRVQSTKLLANTMASLETPPSTFLCASAIGFYGNRSDERLDESSERGQGFLADVCDAWEHATQPAASAGIRVINMRLGMILDKREGALAKMLTPFKLGAGGKVGAGSQYWSWIALPDVIKAIQFCLQNKEIEGPVNFVAPDEVTNLEFTKTLGTVLSRPTALPVPAWGIKALLGEMGQELILSSARVTPQRLRDAGYQFQYAKLESALRGIL from the coding sequence ATGAAACTATTGATCGCAGGCAGTTCAGGACTCGTTGGAACAGAATTATGTCGGGAGCTGGAAGCGGATTCAGCCAATGAAGTTGTACGGTTGATTCGTGAAAAGTCTTCTGATACATCAGGCAAAACAGCCATCTGGCAACCCAATCAGGATGTCCTGTCGCCGGAAGTTTTTTCGGGAGTTGATGCTGTCATCCACCTTGGGGGAGTCAATATTGCTGATAAGCGTTGGACAGCCGATGTAAAACAAGCGATCTTTAATAGCCGTGTGCAATCAACTAAGCTACTGGCAAATACGATGGCCTCTCTCGAGACTCCTCCTTCCACGTTTTTATGCGCCTCTGCAATTGGATTTTACGGAAATCGCAGTGATGAACGGCTCGATGAATCCAGCGAAAGAGGTCAGGGATTTTTAGCAGATGTCTGTGATGCCTGGGAACATGCCACGCAACCTGCTGCAAGTGCGGGAATTCGTGTCATCAATATGCGATTGGGGATGATTCTAGATAAACGGGAAGGTGCGTTAGCAAAAATGCTAACGCCATTCAAATTGGGAGCAGGAGGAAAGGTGGGGGCCGGATCACAATATTGGAGTTGGATCGCTTTGCCAGATGTGATTAAAGCAATTCAGTTCTGTTTGCAAAATAAGGAAATAGAAGGTCCTGTCAATTTTGTGGCTCCCGATGAAGTCACTAATCTGGAATTCACTAAAACACTGGGGACTGTTCTGTCGCGACCGACTGCCTTGCCAGTCCCTGCCTGGGGAATTAAAGCCCTGTTAGGCGAAATGGGACAGGAATTAATACTAAGTAGTGCTCGAGTGACGCCACAACGGTTGCGGGATGCCGGGTATCAGTTTCAATATGCCAAGTTAGAAAGTGCGTTACGCGGCATTCTCTAA
- the miaB gene encoding tRNA (N6-isopentenyl adenosine(37)-C2)-methylthiotransferase MiaB, with protein MSHVDQTNDHAAEPLPVSDTAVDSEILTGHNHKLYIETVGCQMNMLDSELVVADLRKRGYELTKDVKEAETILFNTCSVREHAEHKIYSSLGRLRYGARKNPKKVIGVMGCMAQKDQKLIFQKAPQVDFVVGTGQLAQVSSLIDKARIHHSQNQRSRELAVGLGRKDGKHSEITNSFQSYDPLRDPEMRPSPFQAFVRIMIGCDKFCSYCVVPSTRGPEQSRSPREIASEVRVLADQGVKEVTLLGQTVNSYKHTQDGKLFRLSDLLSLIHDIEGIDRIKFVTSYPKDMTNDLLEAIRDLPKATRYLHVPLQHGCNDVLKYMKRGYTVEDYRDMMQRINEILPGCSVSSDFIVGHPGETEESHQKSLESIREFRFKNSFIFKYSERPGTKAAERFSDDIPDEVKKRRNNEMLKLQNEISEEDNAEFIGRQVEVLVEGPSKSAQKVTENSNESLAEQLMGRSNCDRIVVFDGNPRLAGSLAQVEVFDVTPTTLIGSIVTKEYQHNPSSSLPILQ; from the coding sequence ATGTCTCACGTTGATCAAACCAATGACCATGCAGCAGAGCCCCTCCCTGTTAGCGATACTGCAGTTGATTCAGAAATCCTGACTGGCCATAACCACAAACTTTACATAGAAACTGTGGGCTGTCAGATGAATATGCTCGACAGTGAGCTGGTTGTGGCAGACCTTCGAAAACGTGGATATGAACTGACAAAAGACGTTAAGGAAGCAGAAACCATCCTCTTTAACACATGTAGTGTCAGAGAGCATGCTGAGCATAAGATTTATAGCTCATTAGGTAGACTTCGATATGGAGCTCGAAAAAATCCGAAAAAAGTAATCGGAGTGATGGGCTGTATGGCGCAGAAAGATCAGAAACTGATTTTTCAAAAAGCGCCCCAGGTTGATTTCGTTGTTGGAACCGGTCAGCTTGCTCAAGTATCAAGTTTAATTGATAAAGCACGAATTCATCATAGTCAGAATCAACGCAGCCGCGAACTCGCTGTAGGCCTAGGACGCAAAGACGGAAAACATTCGGAAATCACAAACAGCTTCCAAAGCTATGATCCATTGCGTGATCCCGAAATGCGACCTTCACCATTCCAGGCATTTGTGCGGATCATGATTGGCTGCGACAAGTTTTGTTCGTATTGTGTCGTTCCTTCGACAAGAGGTCCCGAACAAAGTCGCTCGCCAAGAGAGATTGCTTCTGAAGTCAGAGTGCTGGCTGATCAGGGGGTCAAAGAAGTCACTCTTTTGGGGCAAACTGTCAACAGCTACAAACACACTCAGGATGGCAAACTCTTTCGCTTGTCTGATTTGCTATCTCTTATTCATGATATTGAAGGAATCGATCGTATCAAGTTCGTTACCAGCTATCCTAAAGATATGACGAACGATCTGCTGGAAGCGATTCGAGATCTCCCCAAGGCGACTCGTTATTTGCACGTTCCTTTGCAACATGGTTGCAATGACGTTTTGAAATATATGAAGCGCGGCTATACCGTTGAAGATTATCGCGATATGATGCAACGGATTAATGAGATTCTGCCTGGCTGCTCTGTCTCGAGTGATTTTATTGTGGGACATCCCGGCGAAACAGAAGAATCACATCAGAAAAGCCTGGAATCAATTCGTGAATTTCGGTTTAAAAACAGTTTCATCTTCAAATATAGCGAACGCCCCGGCACAAAAGCAGCCGAACGATTTTCAGATGATATTCCAGATGAAGTCAAGAAGCGTCGTAACAATGAAATGCTGAAATTACAAAATGAAATCAGCGAAGAAGACAATGCGGAATTCATCGGCAGGCAAGTGGAAGTCCTCGTTGAAGGACCAAGTAAGTCCGCACAAAAAGTGACTGAAAATTCAAATGAATCGCTGGCTGAACAGTTAATGGGACGTTCCAACTGTGATCGAATTGTTGTCTTTGATGGGAATCCGCGTCTGGCAGGATCTTTAGCCCAGGTTGAAGTCTTTGATGTCACACCCACCACGCTTATTGGTTCGATTGTCACCAAAGAATATCAGCACAATCCAAGCTCATCACTTCCGATTCTCCAATAG
- the efp gene encoding elongation factor P → MPQISTGDFRKGIKVIVDGDPYEMIEVNFVKPGKGQALYRTKLRNLLKGTILDRTYKSGGESLEQADIRKGDGQYLYKDATGLHFMDNESFEQYSIDESVCGNAAEYLLDGAICGLLFWNDQLIGMDPPQQVIVEVTYTEPAAKGNTATNVTKPATIETGATVNVPAFINVGEKIKVETATGSYVERVRE, encoded by the coding sequence ATGCCACAAATCAGTACAGGCGATTTTCGTAAAGGTATTAAGGTAATCGTCGACGGTGATCCTTATGAAATGATTGAGGTCAACTTTGTCAAGCCGGGCAAAGGTCAGGCCTTATACCGTACGAAACTGAGAAATTTGCTCAAAGGTACCATACTTGATCGCACTTATAAAAGTGGGGGCGAAAGCCTGGAACAGGCTGATATCCGCAAGGGAGATGGTCAATACCTTTATAAAGATGCAACCGGTCTGCACTTTATGGACAATGAATCATTTGAACAATATTCGATTGATGAATCAGTATGCGGAAATGCTGCAGAATACCTGCTGGATGGAGCAATTTGCGGCCTCTTATTCTGGAATGATCAGTTGATCGGTATGGATCCACCACAACAGGTGATTGTTGAAGTCACCTACACTGAGCCAGCCGCCAAAGGAAACACAGCTACAAACGTCACAAAACCAGCCACCATCGAAACCGGCGCTACAGTGAACGTGCCTGCGTTTATTAATGTTGGTGAAAAAATTAAGGTAGAAACCGCCACAGGCTCCTACGTGGAACGTGTTCGCGAATAG
- the epmB gene encoding EF-P beta-lysylation protein EpmB, translating to MSPSIAETTWQKSLAQAIRDPEELIARLNLPSSLLQPALRSVQLFPLMVPISYLNRIEHGNPADPLLKQVLPLEIETQTVPGFTTDPVGDLNVRSTPGMLHKYQGRALLMVSGACAIHCRYCFRRHYPYGEEPRTLADWEPAWKSLLSDSSIQEVILSGGDPLLLTDVRLQELCERITEIPHVKRLRIHSRLPVVLPDRIHSGLLDLFQRLTENGTTVWMVIHANHPNELAEDVEIAIRQLLQTGIPVLNQSVLLKGVNDSVDTLLKLSESLINLGVMPYYLHQLDRVSGVAHFEVAEEQGRELICELRRRLPGYAVPQYVREIEGESHKISLLG from the coding sequence ATGTCACCCAGCATTGCAGAAACGACCTGGCAAAAATCGCTCGCTCAGGCAATCCGCGATCCCGAGGAACTGATAGCTCGGTTAAATTTACCGAGCAGTCTACTGCAACCCGCGTTACGATCTGTTCAATTGTTTCCATTGATGGTTCCCATTAGTTATTTGAACCGGATTGAGCATGGAAATCCAGCAGACCCGTTACTGAAACAAGTTCTGCCTTTGGAAATTGAGACCCAAACAGTTCCCGGTTTCACTACCGATCCAGTTGGCGATTTGAATGTCCGTAGTACTCCTGGAATGTTACATAAATATCAGGGGAGAGCACTCCTGATGGTAAGCGGTGCCTGTGCCATTCATTGCCGCTATTGTTTTCGCAGGCACTATCCCTATGGAGAGGAACCTCGCACCTTAGCTGATTGGGAGCCCGCCTGGAAATCACTATTATCTGATTCATCAATTCAAGAAGTGATTCTGAGCGGAGGCGATCCGTTATTACTGACTGATGTCCGTTTACAGGAACTATGCGAGCGAATCACTGAGATTCCTCACGTTAAGCGACTACGAATTCATAGCCGCTTGCCAGTTGTGCTTCCAGATCGAATTCATTCCGGTTTATTGGACTTGTTTCAACGTCTTACGGAAAACGGAACGACTGTCTGGATGGTCATACACGCTAACCATCCAAATGAACTTGCAGAGGATGTCGAAATTGCGATCCGTCAGCTATTACAGACAGGGATCCCGGTTTTGAACCAGTCTGTCTTGTTGAAAGGCGTTAATGACTCGGTTGATACACTTTTAAAGCTTTCTGAAAGCCTGATTAATCTGGGAGTCATGCCTTATTATTTGCATCAATTAGACCGTGTCAGCGGAGTAGCACACTTTGAAGTTGCGGAGGAGCAGGGCCGTGAACTGATTTGTGAATTACGAAGGCGACTTCCCGGCTATGCAGTGCCACAATACGTCAGGGAAATCGAAGGCGAATCCCATAAAATCTCTTTACTGGGCTGA
- the murD gene encoding UDP-N-acetylmuramoyl-L-alanine--D-glutamate ligase, which translates to MPIKPFLIHDFDLKGKRATVLGLGRFGGGIAAVEYLSRLGVCISVIDSQNEETLSESLKQLSLYPDITYELGSSSTELPATDLLVLNPAIPPAHPLVKYAQEQCIPVTSEIELFWQLNRGRVIGVTGSNGKSTTAAMIYSILEANGTRCWLGGNIGVSLLPVVDQIQPEDWVVLELSSFQLDALNRIQASPHVGVVTNFSPNHLDWHQTLEHYRQSKQTILCWQTEHDFAVLNADDSDLQSWKRHGNISTFGAIPHLQPDVLMDNDSFMISDPKREFQVELKVPGRHNRMNAAAAISACCCVQINEAAIQTGLEAFQGLPHRLQFVGEFQNRRFYNDSLATTPESAICAINAFSQVPVILLAGGSDKKVDLTEFAKTILKTKATALMGETGSTLDLLLENLKPAESQVASALISHPHKSFQEAFDWAFQHSEPGDVILLSPGCASYDWFSSFVERGERFSELVQFLSDRK; encoded by the coding sequence ATGCCAATCAAACCTTTCCTGATTCATGACTTTGATTTGAAAGGGAAACGTGCAACCGTGCTTGGTTTAGGGCGGTTTGGAGGGGGAATTGCAGCCGTTGAGTACCTTTCCCGATTGGGTGTTTGTATCAGTGTCATTGATAGCCAAAATGAAGAGACTCTCTCTGAATCACTAAAACAACTCAGCTTGTATCCCGACATCACATATGAATTGGGAAGTTCATCAACCGAATTACCTGCGACAGATTTATTGGTCCTGAATCCTGCGATCCCCCCTGCTCACCCACTCGTCAAATATGCGCAAGAACAATGTATCCCAGTAACCAGTGAAATCGAACTTTTTTGGCAATTGAACCGTGGTAGAGTCATTGGAGTTACTGGCAGTAATGGAAAATCGACTACAGCAGCAATGATCTATTCGATTCTGGAGGCGAACGGAACTCGCTGCTGGTTAGGCGGAAATATTGGCGTGAGCCTGTTACCTGTTGTTGATCAGATCCAACCGGAAGACTGGGTTGTATTAGAGCTCAGTAGTTTTCAACTGGATGCACTGAATCGTATTCAAGCCAGTCCGCATGTGGGAGTTGTGACCAATTTTAGTCCGAATCATCTGGACTGGCATCAAACCCTGGAACACTATCGACAATCGAAACAAACCATCTTGTGTTGGCAAACAGAACATGATTTTGCTGTCCTTAATGCCGATGATTCAGATTTACAGAGTTGGAAAAGACATGGGAACATTTCCACATTTGGAGCCATACCACATCTGCAGCCGGATGTGTTGATGGATAATGATTCCTTTATGATTTCCGATCCCAAAAGGGAATTTCAGGTAGAACTCAAAGTGCCAGGCAGGCATAATCGCATGAACGCGGCTGCAGCAATTTCCGCTTGCTGTTGCGTACAGATTAATGAAGCAGCGATACAAACAGGCTTAGAAGCATTTCAAGGTTTACCTCATCGATTGCAATTCGTCGGTGAATTCCAGAACCGGCGTTTTTATAACGATTCACTGGCTACGACACCCGAATCTGCTATTTGTGCAATCAATGCGTTTTCTCAAGTCCCTGTTATTTTATTGGCGGGTGGGTCTGACAAAAAAGTGGATCTGACAGAGTTTGCAAAAACAATTCTCAAGACAAAAGCGACAGCCCTGATGGGAGAAACAGGATCGACATTAGATCTTCTCCTAGAAAATCTCAAGCCCGCTGAGAGTCAAGTTGCTTCGGCATTGATTTCTCACCCTCACAAATCATTTCAAGAGGCATTTGATTGGGCTTTTCAACACTCTGAACCAGGTGATGTGATTTTACTTTCACCGGGCTGTGCAAGTTATGACTGGTTTTCCAGCTTTGTAGAGCGAGGTGAGCGATTTTCCGAGTTGGTTCAATTCCTCTCCGACCGAAAATAA